One window from the genome of Natrialba magadii ATCC 43099 encodes:
- a CDS encoding ester cyclase, with amino-acid sequence MAVDASTAPSAVVRREIETVWNDDNLDMIDDLVTDEFTYHNPMIDESIHGPADYRTLVENFRGAVPDYEMTVEEMISDGEIVATRFRATGTQERPLLDIEPTGAKIDITGMLFDRIENGKLVERRVNDDAFGLLRQLGVVERQPF; translated from the coding sequence ATGGCAGTTGACGCATCCACAGCGCCGAGCGCGGTCGTCCGGCGAGAAATCGAGACCGTCTGGAACGACGACAATCTCGACATGATCGACGACCTCGTTACGGACGAGTTCACCTACCACAACCCGATGATCGACGAGTCGATCCACGGCCCCGCTGACTACCGCACGCTCGTCGAGAACTTCCGCGGTGCCGTTCCCGACTACGAGATGACGGTCGAGGAGATGATTAGCGATGGCGAGATCGTCGCGACCCGATTCCGCGCAACTGGAACGCAGGAACGGCCGCTGCTCGACATCGAACCGACCGGTGCCAAAATCGACATCACCGGAATGCTGTTCGACCGCATCGAGAACGGCAAACTCGTCGAGCGCCGGGTCAACGACGACGCGTTCGGACTCCTCCGACAACTCGGCGTCGTCGAGCGCCAGCCGTTCTGA
- a CDS encoding peptide-methionine (S)-S-oxide reductase MsrA translates to MTHPDEEFTRQSPDAAGALQPPPETQTATFGMGCFWGPDARFGAMEGVVRTRVGYAGGTEPNPSYYSLGDHTEVVQLEYDPETLSYEDLLEVFWANHSWQPPSRKRQYRGVVLAHDDEQYEAAHRTKDDLAERTGTTVESEIEVLESITLAEDYHQKYELRSTPVAGDELVDQYGDEFVDSTVVARLNGFVAGHGTEEQRRCVLAELDVPATVVAELRRRF, encoded by the coding sequence GTGACGCATCCGGACGAAGAGTTTACACGTCAGTCACCAGACGCTGCAGGTGCACTGCAACCCCCACCGGAGACACAGACGGCAACGTTCGGCATGGGCTGCTTCTGGGGTCCTGACGCCAGATTCGGCGCGATGGAGGGCGTCGTCCGAACGCGAGTGGGCTACGCTGGCGGCACCGAACCGAATCCGAGCTACTACTCGCTGGGCGACCACACCGAAGTCGTCCAACTCGAGTACGACCCGGAAACGCTCTCGTACGAGGACTTGCTCGAGGTCTTCTGGGCGAACCACAGCTGGCAACCCCCGTCCCGAAAGCGCCAGTACCGCGGCGTCGTCCTCGCACACGATGACGAGCAGTACGAGGCTGCACACCGTACGAAAGACGACCTCGCAGAGCGCACCGGGACGACCGTGGAGTCTGAGATCGAGGTACTCGAGTCCATCACGCTCGCAGAGGACTATCACCAGAAGTACGAACTCCGGTCGACGCCTGTGGCGGGTGACGAGCTTGTCGACCAGTACGGTGACGAGTTTGTCGACTCGACCGTCGTTGCCCGACTCAACGGGTTCGTCGCTGGTCACGGGACCGAGGAGCAGCGCCGTTGCGTACTCGCTGAACTGGACGTGCCGGCGACGGTTGTCGCTGAGCTTCGGCGACGGTTCTGA
- a CDS encoding GYD domain-containing protein, whose product MPPYITLWQFTEQGAASIRDSPDRIDRIEEQFEDLGGELESFDMLMGQYDTITISEFPDVETAAQAVLSVTEAGNVRLDIPQVFERDATREGLESMP is encoded by the coding sequence ATGCCACCATACATCACCCTATGGCAGTTCACAGAGCAAGGCGCGGCATCGATTCGGGACAGCCCTGACCGTATCGACCGCATCGAAGAGCAGTTCGAAGACCTCGGCGGGGAACTCGAGTCCTTCGACATGCTGATGGGGCAGTACGATACCATCACGATCAGCGAATTCCCGGACGTCGAAACGGCTGCACAGGCCGTCCTCTCCGTCACCGAAGCCGGAAACGTGCGTTTGGATATCCCCCAGGTGTTCGAACGGGATGCGACTCGGGAGGGACTCGAGTCGATGCCGTGA
- a CDS encoding SMODS domain-containing nucleotidyltransferase, with amino-acid sequence MTSGSLVSWNLSILPLGKLSGHEFHTKQYVEHTDGRAKSGFASYFWDRPLSPCSHHIFEQAIRDVIMATLPSLFEQFLSDIRPTEENKQDYKDGHETLRERLREDDTVSEFYVGDFLQGSYRRWTAVKPIGDEKSDVDIILVTNLDKNDNSPAEAMENCEPFLEEHYSGQWERKHRAYQIDEESVELDLVLTAAPSEAMQDAIGPDGSIGSLSVDAALDMGETEELLQGLGFEPSTKSDEWKVDPLDIPDRELEIWEKTHPLYTIAWTIDKNARTNKHYVNVVKTIKWWRRTQVSEPERPKGYPLEHIVGWCCPDDIESVAEGVTLTFEDIAQRYDTHAQNEETPFLGARGLPDNNVLARIDGEDFAAFHENVVEAAELARQALDEEDPSTSRDLWHSLLGDEFPPYGSDDDDSDGERQSAQFRSSSGSTSVSDQRFA; translated from the coding sequence TTGACCAGCGGATCACTGGTTTCGTGGAACCTGTCGATCCTGCCTCTTGGGAAACTGAGTGGCCACGAGTTCCACACTAAGCAGTACGTTGAGCACACCGACGGCAGAGCGAAATCAGGATTTGCTAGCTATTTTTGGGACCGACCACTTTCACCCTGCTCTCACCACATATTTGAACAGGCAATACGTGACGTCATTATGGCGACTCTCCCGTCCCTCTTCGAGCAATTCTTATCGGACATCCGGCCGACAGAGGAAAACAAGCAAGATTACAAAGACGGCCACGAGACACTTCGTGAGCGGTTACGAGAGGATGACACGGTGAGTGAGTTCTACGTCGGAGATTTCCTTCAGGGAAGTTATCGACGCTGGACCGCTGTGAAGCCGATTGGTGACGAAAAATCCGACGTGGACATTATCCTCGTTACGAACCTCGACAAGAACGACAATTCTCCCGCTGAGGCGATGGAGAACTGCGAGCCGTTCCTAGAGGAACATTACAGCGGACAATGGGAACGGAAACACCGGGCCTACCAAATCGACGAGGAGAGCGTCGAACTCGATCTCGTATTGACCGCCGCACCAAGTGAAGCAATGCAGGACGCGATAGGCCCAGACGGCTCCATCGGATCACTGTCAGTCGATGCAGCCTTGGACATGGGAGAGACCGAAGAATTGCTGCAGGGTCTCGGATTCGAACCTAGTACGAAAAGCGACGAGTGGAAAGTCGATCCGCTCGATATCCCCGACCGCGAACTCGAAATCTGGGAAAAAACCCACCCACTCTACACCATCGCTTGGACCATCGACAAGAACGCCCGCACAAACAAGCACTACGTCAACGTCGTCAAGACCATCAAGTGGTGGCGGCGAACCCAAGTATCGGAACCAGAGCGCCCGAAGGGCTACCCACTTGAGCACATCGTCGGCTGGTGCTGTCCGGACGACATCGAGAGCGTCGCAGAAGGTGTGACTCTCACCTTCGAAGACATCGCGCAGCGCTACGACACTCATGCACAGAACGAGGAAACACCATTCCTCGGAGCCAGGGGCCTCCCCGACAACAATGTCTTGGCCCGCATCGATGGCGAGGATTTCGCTGCGTTCCATGAGAACGTCGTTGAAGCCGCCGAACTCGCCCGGCAGGCCCTCGATGAGGAAGACCCGTCTACCTCCCGTGATCTGTGGCACTCTCTTCTTGGAGACGAATTCCCACCGTACGGGAGCGATGACGACGACAGTGACGGCGAGCGTCAGTCTGCACAGTTCCGCTCCTCGTCAGGATCTACCAGTGTTTCCGACCAGCGATTCGCCTAA
- a CDS encoding MaoC family dehydratase, which translates to MKYYEDIEIGDTMEFGEYHVTEAEIVDFAESYDPQPFHIDKEAATESAFGELVASGWHTASMCMRLLADGPIDDRASMGARGVDELRWKRPVKPGDTLSIRTEVIDKRVSESDPKRGYVDSRLEGLNQHGEVVISWIGLGMIERRNSDENAE; encoded by the coding sequence ATGAAGTACTACGAGGACATCGAGATCGGCGACACGATGGAGTTCGGCGAGTATCACGTGACCGAAGCGGAGATCGTCGACTTCGCCGAGTCCTACGATCCACAGCCGTTTCACATCGACAAGGAGGCAGCGACGGAGTCGGCGTTCGGCGAGCTAGTCGCCTCGGGCTGGCACACGGCGTCGATGTGTATGCGGCTGCTCGCCGACGGACCGATCGACGACCGGGCGAGTATGGGTGCCCGCGGTGTCGACGAACTGCGCTGGAAGCGCCCTGTCAAACCGGGCGATACGCTCTCGATTCGAACGGAAGTGATCGATAAGCGAGTGTCCGAGAGCGATCCCAAGCGGGGGTACGTCGACAGCCGACTGGAGGGGCTCAACCAGCACGGCGAGGTCGTCATCTCGTGGATCGGACTGGGGATGATCGAGCGACGGAACTCGGATGAAAACGCCGAGTAG
- a CDS encoding tyrosine-type recombinase/integrase, which yields MPPIDEAIEAYFTERETELSDSSLQNHHYQLKMFRKWAWGAGDVSNVEELEPLDLSRFRRYRSKSINTNTMYNQLCVVRLFLRFCFRMGWVDESLPESIVLPTRDGAARDSKIDPDRVAGLLDDLERYQYASTDHVILSLLWSCSLRIGGLRALDLNDVDLDNRWADLAYRPESETPLKNKRGSEREINLHGWVCDLLRAWINDRRPSVTDEFGRKPLLATKQGRMSRSAIRVRVYKLTACGNLGQGCACGSTYPAECDDSVAPHDIRRSSISAWLDEGHDPNLLSGRVDTSTRTMEKHYDVRSEREKRELRKDAFNI from the coding sequence ATGCCACCAATTGACGAAGCTATCGAGGCGTACTTCACGGAAAGAGAGACCGAACTCAGCGACTCATCGCTGCAGAATCACCACTATCAGCTCAAAATGTTCCGCAAGTGGGCTTGGGGTGCAGGAGACGTTAGCAACGTTGAAGAACTCGAACCTCTTGACCTGTCCCGGTTTCGACGATACCGAAGCAAGTCGATCAACACCAACACAATGTACAACCAACTCTGTGTGGTGCGACTCTTCCTCCGGTTTTGCTTCCGAATGGGATGGGTTGATGAGTCACTCCCGGAGTCGATCGTACTGCCAACAAGAGATGGAGCGGCACGTGATAGTAAGATCGATCCAGATCGTGTTGCAGGACTCCTTGATGACTTAGAACGCTACCAGTATGCGTCAACCGACCACGTAATCCTCTCGCTCTTATGGTCCTGTTCGCTCCGCATTGGTGGTCTGCGGGCACTTGATCTGAACGACGTGGACTTAGATAACCGTTGGGCAGATCTAGCATATCGCCCTGAGAGTGAGACTCCGCTCAAAAACAAACGCGGCTCGGAACGCGAGATCAACTTACACGGATGGGTCTGCGATTTGCTTCGTGCTTGGATCAACGACCGTCGTCCCTCAGTAACTGATGAATTCGGGAGAAAACCTCTCCTGGCGACTAAGCAAGGACGTATGTCTCGATCAGCAATTCGTGTTCGGGTATACAAACTGACTGCGTGTGGTAACTTAGGACAGGGGTGTGCCTGCGGATCAACGTATCCAGCAGAGTGTGATGACTCAGTCGCTCCACACGATATCCGCCGTAGCAGTATCTCTGCGTGGCTTGATGAGGGCCACGATCCAAATCTACTATCTGGGAGGGTAGATACAAGCACTCGTACGATGGAAAAGCACTACGACGTGAGATCTGAGCGTGAAAAGAGGGAACTCAGAAAGGACGCATTCAATATTTGA